A single genomic interval of Natator depressus isolate rNatDep1 chromosome 14, rNatDep2.hap1, whole genome shotgun sequence harbors:
- the LOC141998084 gene encoding natural cytotoxicity triggering receptor 3-like has protein sequence SFAAVMFIALVHEGLTVLQSPAVLRASPGETVKLSCSFDNRQGSVVKATWTRAPGVVLESHHPFYRGWLNMSDLDLLRKGEVTLTLSDLEERDSGLYRCHISIRQGESGTGAGTELLVMGRNQSDTGKEPAPVGCCARELLYQVAIALGLLLILGLVATVLLKRHRAPPPPQSRQRQPKGHGSRGAEESESLHYAEIKIQTPGRREHTSNHAQRR, from the exons TCCTTTGCTGCTGTAATGTTTATTGCCCTAGTTCACGAAGGTCTCACAGTGCTTCAGAGCCCCGCTGTCCTCCGAGCGTCCCCCGGCGAGACCGTGAAGCTCAGCTGCTCCTTCGACAACAGACAGGGCAGCGTGGTCAAAGCGACGTGGACTAGAGCACCCGGAGTCGTGCTGGAATCTCACCATCCCTTCTACAGGGGATGGCTCAATATGTCCGACCTGGATCTGCTCCGGAAAGGGGAGGTCACGCTGACCCTGTCGGACCTGGAGGAGCGGGACTCTGGTCTCTACCGGTGCCACATCAGCATCCGCCAGGGAGAGAGCGGGACAGGAGCGGGAACCGAGCTTCTGGTGATGGGGAGAAACCAGAGTGACACAG GTAAAGAACCTGCCCCCGTAGGGTGCTGCGCCCGGGAGCTCCTGTACCAGGTCGCCATCGCCTTGGGGCTCCTTCTCATCCTCGGCCTGGTGGCCACCGTCCTCCTGAAGAGACACCGAG CGCCGCCCCCCCCGCAGTCCCGCCAGCGGCAGCCGAAG GGCCACGGCAGCCGGGGGGCCGAGGAGAGCGAGAGCCTGCACTACGCAGAGATTAAAATCCAGACTCCAGGACGCAGGGAACACACCTCCAACCACGCCCAGCGGCGCTGA